TCATCCACCCGAAGCGGTGCTGCGTGCGCTGGCGGAACGTGTCCTGACTCCCCCCACCTGGGACGTGTAGAGCGTGCATTTATTGGTCAACGTGAGCCGCGCACGGCACCTGTCGCGCTGTTGGGAAAGTGACCTACAGATGCCTCAATTCACGTTTTGACGGGTCTTCAGCGGGACCGCCTGGTTTCTGCCCTGCAAATGACCCCCTGCTGTCTCGGGTGATTCACTGAGGTGATACAAAAACACCCCCAGTTGTTGCGGGTTCAAACGGCTTTGCCAGACACTCCCGGGTCGTGCAAAAACACCCCCAGTCGGTTCGGGCCCCGCGCTGTATGGACTCTTCCACATCCCCCTGTGGTGTGGGTAAAACGCTTCAATTTCTCCCCTGCCATCCTGGGTAAGCGCGCCATAAGTCCCCCTGTTGCTTCGGGTCAGCCTGACAAACCCCCCCCAGCTGGCGCGGGTCATATTTGCACGGCAACGTGAAATGTTTGCACCTGGACACGCTTTCTCTGTTCATCTCTCAGTTGCCGTGATGAGCGCGAACAGGACAGCGACATGACAGGTACAGCGAAAAATCAGCACTTAGGCGCGTGCTACGGTGCATCAATTCGTGTGCCCAGGAGGTGCGTGAATTCTACACCTGCGATATTCCCCTCAGGGTAGCGCAGGGAAAACACTCCAGTTTTCAGTTGGGATGACGGGTGTTATTGCTCACTCTGGTGTTTCGAGGCCAGCGTGAATGACCGAAGTCGGTCTGCTGAGCAGACCGGGGAGCCTCACATTGTCGTCTTTACCCACCAATCCAGCCTCCCCTTGGACGCCCGAAGCGTTGCGGGATCTGATGCTGGGCCTGCCGGACGGTGGGGTGACAGTTGGGGCACCAAGTCTGCTTGATTTGCTGCCCGGTGACGAGGACACCCGGGAGCAACCCTCCCTCACCCTCACGCTGCACCGCACATTGCCGGAACTCGGCACGGTCGCCCTGAACCCGGGGCTGAACTGGTCACGCGCTCGAGCCTTGTTGGCGGGTATCGCACCAAAGCTTGGCAAAGCGCACCGCCTGGCGGTCGCACTGTACGCCCTCGCGCTCGGAGCACGCCAAGACGAGGAGGACGCCGTAACGTTCGTCGTGACCACGTGGGAACTGGGCGTGCTGTGTGGTGTAAGCGCGGACTACATCAGCGAACTGCTGGTGCAGAACAAGCCGACGTTCTCAAAGCTGATGTACTGGGGGAAAAGCGTGACGGCCGCTCCCTTCCAGAAATGGGCGAAACAGCAAGAAAAAGCCCGCCGGGAAGCGCGCGGCAGAAAGTGGACGGAAGCGGACGATGACCGCCCGGTGCATTTTGTGTCCGGGCTCTTGTTTCACGTCAAGCTCTTTGACCAGCCGCTCACCGAGAACGACCTCGCCGGAAAGCGCGTGAAGGGCAACGAGGCGTTCTTTCAAAACACCCGACGGGACTTGCAGGGCGACATCCTGCGTGGCTGGACGAAACGCCGCCTTGGAGAAGAGGGGAGACTCGCGAGCAACGCGCGCGGAACCGTGCGTGGCCGCATGCTGCAGGCGACCACGCCTGACGACGCTGCGCTCGAGGTGTTGCAGTATGTGACTTTGCGAGTGCGGGGCCTGTTGCCGGAGGACCTGGCTTCGGGTGTGGAGGAGCGCGTATTGAACGTGAACGACCTCCTTGCCGCGTTGAGGGAACCGGTGGTGCGCTCCAGAAGTGGGCGGCGCGACTGGGTGCAGAAGTGCGCCTTGGGGTTTGTCCGCTTGCTCGGGCGGCCCGGGGACAGCTTGCACTGGCTCAGTATCTGCTGGGCGGCCGTGAACGTAACTGGCGCTCAGCTCGGAGACGGCATTGAGGCGCTGTACGAGGCGGCGTTCGAGGTGTTCGTGCGCAGCGCTGACAATCCGAACTTGCACGGGGGCGCCGCGCAGTCGAGGTTGCTGCGTTGGTTGCTGAAGAAGGCCGGGTTCTTTGATTGGAGAGAGGCGTACCGCGGTGTGCGGTTGGCTGTGTAGGCACGAAGGACAGCGTGGAGCGTGAGGGCTGATGGTGCACTCGACTTCGCGCTTTGCATGATGGCGCCGCAGAGAGGATCGCGAGCGCTCGAGGGCGCGATCCTCGGAAGGCTGCGTGACAAGAAATGACGGACAGGAGAATTCAGCAAATCAAGAATCGCCTTCCTGGACGCATCCGCTCGCAGGTGCTGCGTCTTTTTCTCTCCCAGCCGTCGTTTTCTATTAATCCGCTACTATTTCTTCCGTTAAGGAAGAAAGGTGGGCGTTGCTTGTCACGCTTGTGAAAAATCAAGAATAGCGTTATTTCGTTTAGTGGCGGACTAAAAGACGAGAGTGTACATATAGTTTTAACCCAGCCCGCCTTGCTCTTCCGCTAGGTACACCTGCCCTTTCCCGGGCCGTCCCACACCCGCGTCCCACATGGCCTTTGCCTGAGCTCAAGCAGACCCAAGACGGCACAATGATGCCAAACGGCGTACAGGACGCTAAACTATAGGTACATGAGCACCCGAGACGCCTTCCGCGAACACCTTACGAGAGGCGACCTCGAAGGCGCGCTCCAGCTGATCGAACCCCACCTCCCCGGAGTGGCAGGCAGCGCCACACGCGTCAACAACCTCAGCGGCGCCCGCGCCCTCCTCCGCTGGGCACAAGACGAATGGCGCAGCATCCTGCACCCCGACACGGAATTCGGCGAAGCTTACCTGCAGCACCTCACCAGCAAACATGGCGCTGAGACCAGCAGCATCCAAAACCGCCTCATTCACGCCCGCAATACCTACAAAGCCCTCATCGCCAGCGAAATCGTCACCACAAACCCCTTTGCAGGTCTTAAAGGGCCCAACCACAAAGCTGAAGAGCATCGCCAGGGCTATACCCAAGATGAAATCGAGAGGCTCTGCCAGCACGCCTCACCAGAAGGCAAATCCCTTGTTCTCCTGGGCGCCCACGCCGGCCTGACCGGCCCGGAACTCCGCGCCGTGAAGTGGACTGACATCAACTTCAAGGAACAGACCATCACCGTCAGTGACCGTATCATCCCACTCTCCAAAGAACTCCACGCCGCC
This is a stretch of genomic DNA from Deinococcus peraridilitoris DSM 19664. It encodes these proteins:
- a CDS encoding site-specific integrase, whose protein sequence is MSTRDAFREHLTRGDLEGALQLIEPHLPGVAGSATRVNNLSGARALLRWAQDEWRSILHPDTEFGEAYLQHLTSKHGAETSSIQNRLIHARNTYKALIASEIVTTNPFAGLKGPNHKAEEHRQGYTQDEIERLCQHASPEGKSLVLLGAHAGLTGPELRAVKWTDINFKEQTITVSDRIIPLSKELHAALSAYHTGLFSRSERLFELPTQLALREHLFTLCQRAQVWYGDKAIRALRAYAGERFYALHEDRELVARYLGVRSAKTHFTLRNYARRKALEAQSETHTHGV